One stretch of Burkholderia oklahomensis C6786 DNA includes these proteins:
- the arcC gene encoding carbamate kinase produces the protein MRILVALGGNALLRRGEPQTIDNQLANVKRAAEQIARVAAGNQLVVAHGNGPQVGLLALQATAGNGAPTPLDVLDAESEGMIGYLLAQELANRLPRDRRIATLLTRVEVDRLDPAFDRPTKPIGPVYPEADARRLAVERGWRIAPDGAGFRHVVASPLPKRIVELEPIRWLLERDAVVIAAGGGGIPVAPDPDGGSWSGVEAVIDKDRCSALLAAQIEADLLLIATDVDAVYVDWNTPASRPLREIDAREPQAMSFAAGSMGPKVQAACEFVLGTGRPAVIGALGRIVEMIDGRAGTRVVSRP, from the coding sequence ATGCGCATTCTGGTGGCGCTGGGCGGCAACGCGCTGTTGCGGCGCGGCGAGCCGCAGACGATCGACAACCAGCTCGCGAACGTGAAGCGCGCGGCCGAGCAGATCGCGCGCGTCGCGGCGGGCAACCAGCTCGTCGTCGCGCACGGCAACGGCCCGCAGGTCGGCCTACTCGCACTGCAGGCGACCGCGGGCAACGGCGCTCCGACGCCGCTCGACGTGCTCGACGCCGAATCGGAGGGAATGATCGGCTACCTGCTCGCGCAGGAGCTCGCGAACCGGCTGCCGCGCGACCGGCGGATCGCGACGCTCCTCACGCGCGTCGAAGTCGACCGGCTCGATCCCGCGTTCGATCGTCCGACGAAGCCGATCGGCCCCGTCTATCCGGAAGCCGACGCGCGGCGGCTCGCGGTCGAGCGCGGCTGGCGGATCGCGCCGGACGGCGCGGGGTTTCGGCATGTCGTCGCGTCGCCGCTGCCGAAACGGATCGTCGAGCTGGAGCCGATCCGCTGGCTGCTCGAACGCGACGCGGTCGTCATCGCGGCGGGCGGCGGCGGGATTCCGGTCGCGCCCGATCCGGACGGCGGGTCGTGGAGCGGCGTCGAGGCGGTGATCGACAAGGACCGTTGCAGCGCGCTCCTCGCCGCGCAGATCGAAGCCGACCTGCTGCTGATCGCGACCGACGTCGATGCGGTCTACGTCGACTGGAACACGCCCGCGAGCCGGCCGTTGCGCGAGATCGACGCGCGCGAGCCGCAGGCGATGTCGTTCGCCGCGGGCTCGATGGGGCCGAAGGTGCAGGCCGCGTGCGAATTCGTACTCGGCACCGGACGCCCGGCCGTGATCGGCGCGCTCGGGCGGATCGTCGAGATGATCGACGGCCGCGCCGGCACGCGCGTCGTGAGCCGGCCCTAG
- a CDS encoding NAD(P)-binding domain-containing protein: MQHHSNVIIGGGPAGINMALEFERRGIEYLLLEANETVGGQWDRFPVCGQLISLNKRYVPGNHHTYRMRYDWHTLSTISADDVATDPKLRFTEWTSEHWPSARIYKEYLKYVAEKKGLSAHIRTRARVQRIAREGGRFVLGISNAHSITADRVFCATGRSEPIVPDIKGLNTETCTFYGDFEPDTAARRYRNKIVIILGRGNSAFEIAHHLVDITAETRVVTRSLPMFARQTHNVHDLRAQVSDVFDLMQLKSNNNVVSDRIVEVGRITRGKHEGRLLVRYETPCPHWSPPRWMKRTGIVDDVIVCCGFNYTLSEVFDRETVRPAIDEKGKYCLLTSSWESVNVPGLYFLGAPMRVNDPDAASGFVHGFRCNIQALGSIVAEKHHGMALEPVFECDVPLAHPSDQLVHLSEFLVELVSTSMPLFELFGYFGCAVTFEPGGDDGVVRARVWPAFPRAYNLERWGRKQTRLEIVFEYGFSRYGDGELPTHYFTLPADHFDTSRSAYIHPVFHVYRGGVEVDSFHMQESLIGRWDIDDYVDEETNLDQYKNVAFNACACALNLDERRSMLPVLDEFVDACYPLMSEEEVAEALRIQPTLALLVNRSGLRTGSATR; encoded by the coding sequence ATGCAACATCATTCCAACGTGATCATTGGCGGTGGCCCCGCAGGAATCAACATGGCTCTCGAATTCGAGAGACGGGGAATCGAGTACCTCTTGCTCGAAGCGAACGAGACCGTCGGTGGGCAATGGGACCGATTTCCGGTATGCGGGCAGCTTATTTCGCTAAACAAACGATACGTTCCCGGCAATCACCACACGTACCGGATGCGATACGACTGGCACACATTGAGCACCATCAGCGCCGATGACGTCGCAACCGATCCCAAGCTGCGATTCACGGAATGGACGTCGGAACATTGGCCGTCCGCAAGAATTTACAAGGAGTATTTGAAATACGTCGCGGAGAAGAAAGGGTTGTCGGCGCACATTCGAACGCGTGCGCGTGTGCAGCGCATCGCGCGCGAAGGCGGGCGCTTCGTCCTCGGCATATCGAATGCGCATAGCATCACCGCGGATCGTGTTTTTTGCGCCACCGGCAGGTCGGAGCCGATCGTTCCGGATATCAAGGGGCTCAATACCGAGACCTGCACGTTCTACGGAGACTTCGAGCCCGATACCGCGGCGCGGCGCTACCGGAACAAGATCGTCATTATTTTGGGTCGCGGCAATTCGGCGTTCGAGATTGCGCATCATCTCGTCGATATCACGGCGGAGACCCGCGTTGTCACACGGTCTCTGCCGATGTTCGCCCGGCAGACGCACAACGTGCATGACTTGCGGGCGCAGGTCTCCGACGTGTTCGATCTGATGCAGCTCAAATCCAACAACAATGTCGTGAGCGATCGCATCGTCGAAGTCGGGCGAATCACCCGCGGCAAGCACGAAGGCCGTTTGCTGGTCCGCTACGAGACGCCTTGCCCTCACTGGTCCCCTCCGAGATGGATGAAGCGAACCGGCATCGTGGACGACGTGATCGTATGCTGCGGCTTCAACTACACGCTGTCCGAAGTCTTCGACAGGGAAACCGTACGGCCGGCCATTGACGAGAAGGGAAAATATTGCCTGCTGACGTCGAGTTGGGAGTCGGTCAACGTCCCGGGCCTCTATTTTCTCGGCGCTCCAATGCGCGTCAACGATCCGGATGCCGCTTCCGGCTTCGTTCATGGCTTCCGATGCAACATTCAGGCGCTCGGGAGCATCGTCGCGGAAAAGCATCATGGCATGGCGCTCGAGCCGGTGTTCGAATGCGACGTTCCGTTGGCGCACCCGTCCGATCAGCTCGTTCATCTTTCAGAATTTCTCGTCGAGCTCGTCAGCACGAGCATGCCGTTGTTCGAGCTGTTCGGCTACTTCGGATGCGCGGTGACGTTCGAGCCAGGCGGCGACGACGGCGTGGTCCGGGCGCGCGTGTGGCCCGCATTCCCGCGAGCATATAACCTCGAGCGCTGGGGCAGGAAGCAGACGAGGCTCGAAATCGTTTTCGAATATGGATTCAGCCGATATGGCGACGGCGAATTGCCGACTCACTATTTCACGCTACCCGCCGATCATTTCGATACTTCCCGCAGCGCGTACATCCATCCGGTGTTTCATGTCTATCGGGGGGGCGTGGAAGTGGATTCCTTCCATATGCAGGAAAGCCTCATCGGCCGCTGGGATATCGACGATTATGTCGACGAGGAAACCAACCTCGACCAATACAAGAACGTCGCGTTCAATGCGTGCGCATGTGCGCTGAATCTGGATGAACGCCGCAGCATGTTGCCCGTGCTCGACGAGTTCGTGGACGCATGCTATCCCTTGATGAGCGAAGAAGAAGTGGCTGAGGCGCTTCGAATTCAGCCAACGCTGGCTTTGCTCGTGAACCGTTCCGGATTGCGTACCGGGTCCGCCACTAGATAG
- a CDS encoding LysE family translocator, whose amino-acid sequence MSGNITALDGLLGLVLTSAVLIAVPGPSIMFLVGQAMTAGRRSAMRGVIGNAIGTYCVAVIVALGIGTLLMRADNVLTGIRLLGAAVLLAIGIQYLFSRPLPAAEVRATDKRKQTLVAGVIVGVTNPKALIMFGTIVPSFLNRGVESPVESLLFFSLVPIGLGLLIDSAWVATAHAVRSRAFFNEKGLKLINIAGGGLMIAMAMLLAMETLR is encoded by the coding sequence ATGTCTGGAAATATCACTGCGCTCGACGGTCTGCTCGGGCTCGTATTGACCTCTGCGGTGCTGATCGCCGTTCCCGGCCCAAGCATCATGTTTCTTGTCGGCCAAGCGATGACGGCGGGGCGGCGTAGCGCGATGCGCGGGGTCATCGGCAACGCGATAGGAACCTACTGCGTCGCCGTGATTGTCGCGCTGGGAATCGGCACCTTGCTGATGCGCGCCGACAACGTCCTGACAGGTATTCGTTTGCTCGGCGCCGCCGTCCTGCTTGCCATCGGAATCCAATACCTGTTTTCCAGACCGTTGCCGGCCGCGGAAGTCCGGGCGACCGACAAACGCAAGCAGACATTGGTCGCCGGCGTCATCGTCGGCGTCACCAATCCGAAAGCCCTGATCATGTTCGGTACGATCGTGCCGAGCTTTCTGAACAGAGGGGTCGAAAGTCCAGTGGAATCGCTGCTGTTCTTTTCGCTCGTGCCCATCGGCCTGGGTTTGTTGATCGATTCAGCGTGGGTAGCCACCGCACATGCGGTGAGATCACGCGCGTTCTTCAACGAGAAGGGACTCAAACTGATTAATATCGCGGGCGGAGGCTTGATGATCGCCATGGCCATGCTCTTGGCCATGGAAACGTTGCGTTGA
- a CDS encoding rhomboid family intramembrane serine protease: protein MTLAIVVLNLIGFFIELADPDRVLTLFALWPPRLGTGATAGAPAFHVWQIVTYSALHAGLSHLIFNMLGLVMFGRDVERSLGRARFGTLYLASVVCGALTQLVVARYTATGGAPTIGASAGVFGVLAAYALLYPSRRVVLLFPPIPMPAWVFALVYAGVELLLGVAGAASGIAHFAHLGGMFGALVLVLFWARPRREWPIE, encoded by the coding sequence ATGACGCTCGCCATCGTCGTCCTGAACCTGATCGGCTTCTTCATCGAGCTCGCCGATCCCGACCGCGTGCTCACGCTGTTCGCGCTGTGGCCGCCACGGCTCGGCACGGGCGCCACGGCCGGCGCGCCGGCATTCCATGTCTGGCAAATCGTCACGTACAGCGCGCTGCATGCGGGGCTGTCGCACCTGATCTTCAACATGCTCGGGCTCGTCATGTTCGGCCGCGACGTCGAGCGCTCGCTCGGCCGCGCGCGCTTCGGCACGCTCTATCTCGCGAGCGTCGTGTGCGGCGCGCTCACGCAGCTCGTCGTCGCGCGCTACACGGCGACGGGCGGCGCGCCGACGATCGGCGCGTCGGCCGGCGTGTTCGGCGTGCTCGCCGCGTATGCGCTGCTGTATCCGTCGCGCCGCGTCGTGCTGCTGTTTCCGCCGATTCCGATGCCCGCGTGGGTGTTCGCGCTCGTCTACGCGGGCGTCGAGCTGCTGCTCGGCGTCGCCGGCGCGGCGAGCGGCATCGCGCATTTCGCGCATCTGGGCGGGATGTTCGGCGCGCTCGTGCTGGTGCTGTTCTGGGCGCGGCCGCGGAGGGAATGGCCGATCGAGTGA
- a CDS encoding DMT family transporter yields MTPSVIALVLFAAILHATWNALLRSGADRLWSITMMSFATTAAAAVCAALLPLPARASWPYLAASAALQVGYSVFLAYAYQGAALSQVYPVVRGTVPLLVTLGGYAWAGQRLGGASLAGVALVSGGIASLTLGRSRIHLRSFAAALVTALFIGGYVTVDGVGSRIAGDPLAYAAWIFIAYGIAMPAVFFLFGRRLSGGFTRGEMLKSAAGGLISLISYAAVVDALSRGPVGPIAALRETSIVFSVLIGWAWLGEKPSGRRFAACAAVAVGAACLTYPV; encoded by the coding sequence ATGACGCCGTCCGTCATCGCGCTCGTCCTGTTCGCGGCGATCCTGCACGCGACGTGGAACGCGTTGCTGAGAAGCGGCGCGGACCGTCTGTGGAGCATCACCATGATGAGCTTCGCGACGACCGCCGCGGCCGCCGTCTGCGCGGCGCTGCTGCCGCTGCCCGCGCGCGCGAGCTGGCCGTATCTGGCGGCGTCCGCCGCGCTGCAGGTCGGCTACAGCGTGTTTCTCGCGTACGCGTATCAGGGCGCGGCGCTCAGCCAGGTCTATCCGGTCGTCCGCGGCACGGTGCCGCTGCTCGTCACGCTGGGCGGCTACGCGTGGGCGGGCCAGCGCCTGGGCGGCGCGTCGCTCGCGGGCGTCGCGCTCGTATCGGGCGGCATCGCGAGCCTCACGCTCGGCCGGTCGCGGATTCATCTGCGCTCGTTCGCCGCCGCGCTCGTCACCGCGCTCTTCATCGGCGGCTATGTGACGGTCGACGGCGTCGGCTCGCGCATCGCGGGCGATCCGCTCGCGTACGCGGCATGGATCTTCATCGCCTACGGCATCGCGATGCCGGCCGTGTTCTTCCTGTTCGGCCGCCGTTTGAGCGGCGGCTTCACGCGCGGCGAAATGCTGAAATCCGCGGCGGGCGGGCTGATCTCGCTCATCAGCTACGCGGCGGTCGTCGACGCGCTGTCGCGCGGTCCGGTCGGTCCGATCGCCGCGCTTCGCGAGACGAGCATCGTATTTTCGGTGTTGATCGGCTGGGCGTGGCTCGGCGAGAAGCCGAGCGGGCGGCGCTTCGCCGCCTGCGCGGCGGTGGCGGTCGGCGCCGCCTGCCTCACGTATCCCGTTTGA
- a CDS encoding ABC transporter permease, which translates to MFDRVQSMLVKEFLQLKRDRWALFRLVVPLLLQVIVYGYAATFTVNHVATALLDLDRSQASRDLVSHFVATGRFDIVDDAASDDAIRRDIDGGRAEFAIVIHAGFAQSLGSGQTAPLQLIVDGTNSNTALIALGYASQIVAQFQADWTMRAWPSNAGAAPPALSVSLRERPWFNPGLDDRWFFIPGVVGTLTLIQVVSLTAFAVVREREVGTLEQIMVSPIRPVEFILGKTVPFFLIGLGDVALVAALGIGWFHVPFVGSWLVMLAGVTLFLLATLGLGLLLSTFSRTQQQAFALNFFLVNPIFILSGFAFPIAAMPRVLQWLTYLNPLRYFLVVMRGEFLSGAGLAVLWPQLAAMALLGVAMLALSVLRFRKSLD; encoded by the coding sequence ATGTTCGACCGCGTGCAATCGATGCTGGTCAAGGAGTTCCTGCAGTTGAAGCGCGACCGCTGGGCGCTGTTCCGCCTCGTCGTGCCGCTGTTGCTGCAGGTGATCGTCTACGGCTATGCGGCGACGTTCACCGTCAACCATGTGGCGACCGCGCTGCTCGATCTCGACCGCAGCCAGGCGAGCCGCGATCTCGTGTCGCACTTCGTCGCGACGGGGCGCTTCGACATCGTCGACGACGCGGCGAGCGACGACGCGATCCGCCGCGACATCGACGGCGGCCGCGCGGAGTTCGCGATCGTGATCCATGCGGGCTTCGCGCAGTCTCTCGGCAGCGGGCAGACCGCGCCGCTGCAGTTGATCGTCGACGGCACGAACTCGAACACCGCGCTGATCGCGCTCGGCTACGCGAGCCAGATCGTCGCGCAGTTCCAGGCCGATTGGACGATGCGCGCGTGGCCGTCGAACGCGGGCGCGGCGCCTCCCGCGCTGAGCGTGTCGCTGCGCGAGCGGCCGTGGTTCAATCCGGGCCTCGACGACCGCTGGTTCTTCATTCCGGGCGTCGTCGGCACGCTGACGCTGATCCAGGTCGTGAGCCTCACCGCGTTCGCGGTCGTGCGCGAGCGCGAGGTCGGCACGCTCGAACAGATCATGGTGAGCCCGATCCGGCCCGTCGAGTTCATCCTCGGCAAGACGGTGCCGTTCTTCCTGATCGGGCTCGGCGACGTCGCGCTCGTCGCGGCTCTCGGGATCGGCTGGTTCCACGTGCCGTTCGTCGGAAGCTGGCTCGTGATGCTGGCGGGCGTCACGCTGTTCCTGCTCGCGACGCTCGGCCTCGGGCTGCTGCTGTCGACGTTCTCGCGCACGCAGCAGCAGGCGTTCGCGCTCAACTTCTTTCTCGTGAACCCGATCTTCATCCTGTCCGGCTTCGCGTTTCCGATCGCCGCGATGCCGCGCGTGCTGCAGTGGCTGACCTATCTGAATCCGCTGCGTTACTTCCTCGTCGTGATGCGCGGCGAATTCCTGAGCGGCGCGGGGCTCGCGGTGCTGTGGCCGCAGCTTGCCGCGATGGCGCTCCTCGGCGTCGCGATGCTGGCGCTGAGCGTGCTGCGCTTCCGGAAGTCGCTCGACTAG
- a CDS encoding BCAM0308 family protein, producing MIYGSNELYAAMKLRRDHAPRAHAMDSYGAPARLKSGMGCSECGALYDDGRWSWHAAAGALAQIACPACRRIRERAPAGELVLEGGYFARHRDDIVALLRHRAGGERNDRPLERILSIDALPARTVVRTTGSHLVHRLSEALVRAHRGDLAIDYREGEDVLRAHWMRDAM from the coding sequence ATGATCTACGGATCGAACGAACTCTATGCGGCGATGAAGCTGCGCCGCGATCACGCGCCGCGCGCGCATGCGATGGACAGCTACGGCGCGCCGGCGCGCCTGAAGAGCGGAATGGGCTGCAGCGAATGCGGCGCGCTGTATGACGACGGCCGCTGGAGCTGGCATGCGGCGGCGGGCGCGCTCGCGCAGATCGCGTGCCCTGCGTGCCGGCGGATCCGCGAGCGCGCGCCGGCGGGCGAACTCGTGCTCGAAGGCGGCTACTTCGCGCGCCATCGCGACGACATCGTCGCGCTGCTGCGCCATCGGGCGGGCGGCGAGCGCAACGATCGTCCGCTCGAACGCATCCTGTCGATCGACGCGCTGCCGGCGCGCACGGTCGTCCGCACGACGGGCTCGCATCTCGTTCACCGGCTGAGCGAGGCGCTCGTGCGCGCGCATCGCGGCGACCTCGCGATCGACTATCGTGAAGGAGAGGACGTGCTGCGCGCGCACTGGATGCGCGACGCCATGTAG
- a CDS encoding TauD/TfdA family dioxygenase: MLTSHSDHLQIDWESGRSSRYHWVWLRQACECADCFNGYCRQRHFDPGTIPPGIRPERVSLDAHGLRIVWQDAHVSTYALDWLERNDYRDAAPAAGRQAARPRWTPWPERGAPSSSHFGIADVLESDATLRRALNQLFEFGIVALKAGDGAAAPFDEVRERLAGFLDPSYFGDFFDLEVKADDATDSVSFSTKALPLHTDIPYCSPPPDYQFLYGLDVDPRCAREQVGCTRFVDGWAVLSELRDASPDMFERLAHTRVVYRADYPNARKRYEHRTPIVRLRPDGSVERLVNNPTKMFFDGIGFDDLMPFFRAYHAFKARLVATMRSYLHVWSQGDMVVWDNRRIFHGRGDFGAPGFARTLRGGYFKEGELRAREAFLAEAELRAAG; encoded by the coding sequence ATGCTGACGTCGCATTCCGATCATCTGCAGATCGACTGGGAATCCGGCCGGTCGAGCCGCTATCACTGGGTATGGCTGCGCCAGGCTTGCGAGTGCGCAGACTGCTTCAACGGCTACTGCCGGCAACGCCACTTCGATCCGGGCACGATTCCGCCCGGCATCCGGCCCGAGCGCGTGTCGCTCGACGCGCATGGGCTGCGGATCGTCTGGCAGGACGCGCACGTCAGCACGTACGCGCTCGACTGGCTCGAGCGCAACGACTACCGCGATGCCGCCCCCGCCGCCGGGCGACAGGCGGCGCGGCCGCGCTGGACGCCCTGGCCCGAGCGCGGCGCGCCGTCGTCGAGCCATTTCGGCATCGCCGACGTGCTGGAAAGCGACGCCACGCTGCGGCGCGCGCTGAATCAGCTGTTCGAATTCGGCATCGTCGCGCTGAAGGCGGGCGACGGCGCGGCGGCGCCGTTCGACGAAGTCCGCGAGCGGCTCGCCGGCTTTCTCGACCCATCGTACTTCGGCGACTTCTTCGATCTCGAAGTGAAGGCGGACGACGCGACCGACAGCGTGTCGTTCAGCACGAAGGCATTGCCGCTGCACACCGACATCCCGTATTGCTCGCCGCCGCCCGATTATCAGTTCCTCTACGGTCTCGACGTCGATCCGCGCTGCGCGCGCGAGCAGGTCGGCTGCACGCGCTTCGTCGACGGCTGGGCGGTCCTGTCCGAGTTGCGCGACGCGTCGCCGGACATGTTCGAGCGGCTCGCGCACACGCGCGTCGTCTACCGCGCCGACTATCCGAATGCGCGCAAGCGCTACGAGCATCGGACGCCGATCGTCCGGCTGCGGCCGGACGGCTCCGTCGAGCGCCTCGTCAACAATCCGACGAAGATGTTCTTCGACGGCATCGGCTTCGACGATCTGATGCCGTTCTTCCGCGCATATCACGCGTTCAAGGCGCGCCTCGTCGCGACGATGCGATCGTATCTGCATGTGTGGTCGCAAGGCGACATGGTCGTGTGGGACAACCGGCGGATCTTTCACGGACGCGGCGATTTCGGCGCGCCCGGTTTCGCGCGAACGCTGCGCGGCGGGTATTTCAAGGAAGGCGAGCTGCGGGCGCGGGAGGCCTTTCTCGCCGAGGCCGAGCTGCGCGCGGCGGGTTGA
- the ftsH gene encoding ATP-dependent zinc metalloprotease FtsH, with protein sequence MKSETGYLGFVVVLVFMVLLALQLATLSAPATQIAYSDFRKLAVAAQVDDLEVSPTRITGVLRSSAAAAALPASDAEAVKRAGAPWRFATKRVTDDHLIDTLAATGTRYRGAEDDTWIGTLASWVVPIAIFAIVWNLMLRRPRGGLQDWSGVGKSKPRVYMEAKTGIDFDDIAGIDEAKAELQQIVAFLRAPARYQRLGGKIPKGVLIVGAPGTGKTLLAKAVAGEAGVPFFSTSGSSFVEMFVGVGAARVRDLFEQAQQKAPCIIFIDELDAIGKVRGAGLTSGNDEREQTLNQLLVEMDGFQANSGVIIMAATNRPEILDPALLRPGRFDRHIAIDRPDVTGRRQILSVHVKQVKLAPDVDLGELASRMPGFVGADLANIVNEAALHAAELDKPAIDMSDFDEAIDRAMTGMERKSRVMSEQEKITIAHHEAGHALIAQTRAHSDPVKKVSIIPRGIAALGYTQQVPTEDRYVLRKSELLDRLDVLLGGRVAEEIVFGDVSTGAENDLERATEMARHMVARYGMSERIGLATFGDADSRGLPPVVWQPGGERCSESTATRIDDEIQRLLAEAHDRVSRTLKERRGALERIAQYLLKHEVVDHEMLVRLVNDAPLLEGETAKKGEQGGSAAKRVDDDPDPPTQPTGADKADHSVPQ encoded by the coding sequence ATGAAGAGCGAAACCGGATACTTGGGCTTCGTCGTCGTGCTCGTGTTCATGGTGCTGCTCGCGCTGCAGCTCGCGACGCTGTCCGCGCCCGCGACGCAGATCGCGTACAGCGACTTCCGCAAGCTCGCCGTGGCCGCGCAGGTCGACGATCTCGAAGTCAGCCCGACGCGGATCACCGGCGTGCTGCGCAGCAGCGCGGCGGCGGCCGCGCTGCCGGCGTCGGACGCCGAAGCGGTCAAGCGCGCGGGCGCGCCGTGGCGCTTCGCGACGAAGCGCGTGACCGACGACCACCTGATCGACACGCTCGCCGCGACGGGCACCCGCTACCGCGGCGCCGAGGACGACACGTGGATCGGCACGCTCGCGTCGTGGGTCGTGCCGATCGCGATATTCGCGATCGTCTGGAACCTGATGCTGCGCCGCCCGCGCGGCGGCTTGCAGGACTGGTCGGGCGTCGGCAAGAGCAAGCCGCGCGTCTACATGGAAGCGAAGACCGGCATCGATTTCGACGACATCGCCGGCATCGACGAAGCGAAGGCCGAGCTCCAGCAGATCGTCGCGTTTCTGCGCGCGCCCGCGCGCTACCAGCGGCTCGGCGGCAAGATTCCGAAGGGCGTGCTGATCGTCGGCGCGCCCGGCACCGGCAAGACGCTGCTCGCGAAGGCGGTGGCGGGCGAGGCGGGCGTGCCGTTCTTCTCGACGAGCGGCTCGTCGTTCGTCGAGATGTTCGTCGGCGTCGGCGCGGCGCGCGTGCGCGACCTGTTCGAGCAGGCGCAGCAGAAGGCGCCGTGCATCATCTTCATCGACGAGCTCGACGCGATCGGCAAGGTCCGCGGCGCGGGCCTCACGTCGGGCAACGACGAGCGCGAGCAGACGCTCAACCAGCTGCTCGTCGAGATGGACGGCTTCCAGGCGAATTCGGGCGTCATCATCATGGCGGCCACCAATCGTCCGGAGATTCTCGATCCCGCGCTGCTGCGCCCGGGCCGCTTCGACCGGCACATCGCGATCGACCGGCCGGACGTGACCGGACGGCGGCAGATTCTGTCGGTTCACGTGAAGCAGGTGAAGCTCGCGCCGGACGTCGATCTCGGCGAGCTCGCGTCGCGCATGCCGGGCTTCGTCGGCGCGGATCTCGCGAACATCGTCAACGAGGCGGCGCTGCACGCGGCCGAGCTCGACAAGCCGGCGATCGACATGTCGGATTTCGACGAGGCGATCGACCGCGCGATGACCGGCATGGAGCGCAAGAGCCGCGTGATGAGCGAGCAGGAGAAGATCACGATCGCGCATCACGAAGCGGGGCACGCGCTGATCGCGCAGACCCGCGCGCACAGCGATCCGGTGAAGAAGGTGTCGATCATCCCGCGCGGGATCGCGGCGCTCGGCTACACGCAGCAGGTGCCGACCGAGGACCGCTACGTGCTCAGGAAGAGCGAGCTGCTCGACCGGCTCGACGTGCTGCTCGGCGGGCGCGTCGCCGAGGAGATCGTGTTCGGCGACGTGTCAACGGGCGCGGAGAACGACCTCGAGCGCGCGACCGAGATGGCGCGGCACATGGTCGCGCGCTACGGGATGAGCGAGCGGATCGGCCTCGCGACGTTCGGCGACGCCGACAGCCGCGGGCTGCCGCCCGTCGTCTGGCAGCCGGGCGGCGAGCGCTGCAGCGAGAGCACCGCGACGCGGATCGACGACGAGATCCAGCGGCTGCTCGCCGAAGCGCACGATCGCGTGTCGCGGACGCTGAAGGAGCGGCGCGGCGCGCTCGAACGGATCGCGCAGTATCTGCTGAAGCACGAGGTCGTCGATCACGAGATGCTCGTGAGGCTCGTGAACGACGCGCCGCTGCTGGAAGGCGAAACGGCGAAGAAGGGCGAGCAGGGCGGGAGCGCGGCGAAGCGGGTCGACGACGATCCCGATCCGCCGACGCAGCCGACGGGCGCCGACAAGGCCGATCATTCGGTGCCGCAGTGA
- a CDS encoding methyltransferase domain-containing protein: protein MQTHPIGLSSEYEAQRYSNERNILRSEIIYGDGFQSPGGIEGFRTMLADKMSIEPGMHLLDIGSGLGGAAFHLASRFDVTVVGLDTAPRMTELATARQPALDPRRRVRFVNADIHDEALAGERFDIVYSRDVLMYEHDKPSLFSRCHALLAPQGRLYVTDFCRGRSSLEFDAYTSVSGYDLKTIDDYARIVADAGFDVVAARDVSDDAHRQLIDDLHRYEARVAARDPSIDTLDAEHIVERWQRKIRFVEEGCLLQGLFIAQRR from the coding sequence ATGCAAACGCATCCGATCGGGCTGTCCAGCGAATACGAAGCGCAGCGCTATTCAAACGAGCGCAATATTCTGCGTTCTGAAATTATCTACGGCGACGGCTTTCAAAGCCCGGGCGGCATCGAAGGATTCAGGACGATGCTCGCCGACAAAATGTCGATCGAGCCCGGCATGCATCTGCTCGACATCGGCTCCGGCCTCGGCGGCGCCGCATTCCATCTCGCGAGCCGCTTCGACGTGACGGTCGTCGGGCTCGATACCGCGCCGCGAATGACGGAACTCGCGACCGCCCGGCAGCCGGCGCTCGATCCGCGGCGGCGCGTGCGCTTCGTCAACGCCGACATCCACGACGAAGCGCTCGCCGGCGAGCGCTTCGACATCGTCTATTCGCGCGACGTGCTGATGTACGAGCACGACAAGCCGTCGCTGTTCTCGCGCTGCCACGCGCTGCTCGCGCCGCAAGGCCGTCTGTACGTGACCGACTTCTGCCGCGGCCGCTCGTCGCTCGAGTTCGACGCTTACACGTCGGTGTCCGGCTACGACCTGAAGACGATCGACGATTACGCGCGCATCGTCGCGGACGCCGGCTTCGATGTCGTGGCCGCGCGCGACGTCAGCGACGACGCGCACCGCCAGTTGATCGACGACCTGCATCGCTACGAGGCGCGCGTCGCGGCGCGCGATCCGTCGATCGACACGCTCGACGCCGAGCACATCGTCGAGCGCTGGCAGCGCAAGATACGCTTCGTCGAGGAAGGATGCCTGCTGCAGGGGCTCTTCATCGCGCAGCGCCGATAG